A window of the Ostrea edulis chromosome 1, xbOstEdul1.1, whole genome shotgun sequence genome harbors these coding sequences:
- the LOC125664035 gene encoding cell death abnormality protein 1-like isoform X2: MRILYCVVFSVTLTCIHSDNTTCRSNSRPGECCLNFHKRDDGSCEECPLGTHGVNCSSECPPGYYGLFCLEKCNCSKDKCNSVEGCRDYSYVASDQPSSTLGTNCSVEFEEKPCQAGCKCLSGNCELRVLQGCQEITTAKHLIGGTGTRHNVNESGGKSVWKDVTHILIGSICTIAVLVGLFCLKSRLKRAGNKRDTGNTDLPGERKYQRCGRLLKEYISKAVIQHREPMIGNAYIQRTETVDEESQYADLRSSRMIEFHAEVSVSEDRFLPHSDEPRNGQGNVSMPQLHDETEEWTVNRNKEENEYGHFSESCQYSVLSLRRNMEPHYPTDSNNCSKENTLSHELENPVDPYYSISIRPCHSDGSLKENDSDS, from the exons ATGAGAATTCTTTATTGTGTCGTCTTCAGTGTAACATTAACATGTATCCACAGTGATAATACAACATGCAG aTCTAACAGTAGACCGGGAGAATGTTGtctgaattttcataaaagagACGATGGATCATGTGAAG aATGCCCACTGGGAACGCATGGAGTGAACTGTAGTTCAGAGTGTCCCCCTGGCTACTATGGACTGTTTTGTCTTGAGAAATGTAACTGTTCAAAAGATAAATGCAACTCCGTAGAAGGCTGTAGGGATTATTCTTATGTTGCATCAG ATCAACCTTCTTCTACTTTGGGAACAAATTGTTCTGTGGAATTTGAGGAAAAACCTTGTCAGGCGGGGTGCAAATGTTTAAGCGGGAACTGTGAGTTACGAGTATTACAAGGTTGCCAAGAGATTACCACAGCAAAGCATCTCATTG GAGGTACCGGAACAAGACACAATGTTAACGAATCGGGGGGGAAATCGGTATGGAAGGATGTAACACATATCTTAATTGGGTCCATATGTACGATCGCAGTATTGGTGGGACTATTTTGTCTCAAATCTAg attaaaaaggGCTGGAAATAAAAGGGATACGGGAAATACTGACCTGCCAGGTGAGCGCAAATATCAAAGATGTGGAAGATTATTAAAAGAATATATTTCTA AGGCTGTGATTCAGCATAGAGAACCAATGATTGGAAATGCTTATATTCAAAGAACAGAAACAGTCGACGAAGAAAGTCAGTATGCTGATTTGAGGTCTTCAAGAATGATTGAATTCCACGCCGAAGTAAGTGTTTCAGAAGATAGATTTTTACCACATTCCGATGAACCAAGAAATGGGCAAGGAAATGTTTCCATGCCCCAATTGCACGATGAAACTGAAGAATGGACAGTTAACAGAAATAAAGAGGAAAACGAGTATGGACATTTTTCAGAGAGTTGTCAGTACAGCGTTTTGTCCTTACGGAGGAACATGGAACCTCATTATCCTACTGACAGTAATAACTGTTCAAAGGAAAACACGCTCAGCCATGAATTAGAGAACCCTGTTGATCCATATTATTCCATTTCCATACGTCCTTGTCACTCTGACGGTAGCCTGAAAGAAAATGATTCAGACTCTTAA
- the LOC125664035 gene encoding cell death abnormality protein 1-like isoform X1, producing MYMRLLNCIFFSLALTFIQCENTTCRSNSRPGECCLNFHKRDDGSCEECPLGTHGVNCSSECPPGYYGLFCLEKCNCSKDKCNSVEGCRDYSYVASDQPSSTLGTNCSVEFEEKPCQAGCKCLSGNCELRVLQGCQEITTAKHLIGGTGTRHNVNESGGKSVWKDVTHILIGSICTIAVLVGLFCLKSRLKRAGNKRDTGNTDLPGERKYQRCGRLLKEYISKAVIQHREPMIGNAYIQRTETVDEESQYADLRSSRMIEFHAEVSVSEDRFLPHSDEPRNGQGNVSMPQLHDETEEWTVNRNKEENEYGHFSESCQYSVLSLRRNMEPHYPTDSNNCSKENTLSHELENPVDPYYSISIRPCHSDGSLKENDSDS from the exons ATGTATATGCGTCTTCTGAACTGCATCTTCTTCAGTTTGGCGTTAACGTTTATCCAATGTGAGAATACAACATGCAG aTCTAACAGTAGACCGGGAGAATGTTGtctgaattttcataaaagagACGATGGATCATGTGAAG aATGCCCACTGGGAACGCATGGAGTGAACTGTAGTTCAGAGTGTCCCCCTGGCTACTATGGACTGTTTTGTCTTGAGAAATGTAACTGTTCAAAAGATAAATGCAACTCCGTAGAAGGCTGTAGGGATTATTCTTATGTTGCATCAG ATCAACCTTCTTCTACTTTGGGAACAAATTGTTCTGTGGAATTTGAGGAAAAACCTTGTCAGGCGGGGTGCAAATGTTTAAGCGGGAACTGTGAGTTACGAGTATTACAAGGTTGCCAAGAGATTACCACAGCAAAGCATCTCATTG GAGGTACCGGAACAAGACACAATGTTAACGAATCGGGGGGGAAATCGGTATGGAAGGATGTAACACATATCTTAATTGGGTCCATATGTACGATCGCAGTATTGGTGGGACTATTTTGTCTCAAATCTAg attaaaaaggGCTGGAAATAAAAGGGATACGGGAAATACTGACCTGCCAGGTGAGCGCAAATATCAAAGATGTGGAAGATTATTAAAAGAATATATTTCTA AGGCTGTGATTCAGCATAGAGAACCAATGATTGGAAATGCTTATATTCAAAGAACAGAAACAGTCGACGAAGAAAGTCAGTATGCTGATTTGAGGTCTTCAAGAATGATTGAATTCCACGCCGAAGTAAGTGTTTCAGAAGATAGATTTTTACCACATTCCGATGAACCAAGAAATGGGCAAGGAAATGTTTCCATGCCCCAATTGCACGATGAAACTGAAGAATGGACAGTTAACAGAAATAAAGAGGAAAACGAGTATGGACATTTTTCAGAGAGTTGTCAGTACAGCGTTTTGTCCTTACGGAGGAACATGGAACCTCATTATCCTACTGACAGTAATAACTGTTCAAAGGAAAACACGCTCAGCCATGAATTAGAGAACCCTGTTGATCCATATTATTCCATTTCCATACGTCCTTGTCACTCTGACGGTAGCCTGAAAGAAAATGATTCAGACTCTTAA